A window from Herbaspirillum sp. meg3 encodes these proteins:
- a CDS encoding VOC family protein: MKSLFHLAYHVHDLNVARDFYCKLLGCEEGRSTDTWVDIDFFGHQLSLHLGKPFEVTNTGKVGSHMVPMPHLGVILQMDDWRKLADALSGSDNVKFVIPPSIRFAGEAGEQATMFFSDPSGNPIEVKGFADLAQVYEK, from the coding sequence ATGAAGTCACTCTTTCATCTCGCCTATCACGTCCACGATCTGAATGTCGCGCGCGACTTCTACTGCAAGTTATTGGGCTGTGAAGAAGGCAGAAGCACCGATACCTGGGTGGACATCGATTTTTTCGGCCATCAGCTGTCGCTGCATCTCGGCAAACCGTTCGAGGTCACGAATACCGGCAAGGTCGGATCGCACATGGTGCCGATGCCGCATCTGGGCGTCATCCTGCAAATGGACGACTGGCGCAAACTTGCCGACGCCTTGTCGGGAAGCGACAACGTGAAATTCGTCATTCCTCCCAGCATCCGCTTCGCGGGTGAAGCAGGTGAACAGGCGACCATGTTCTTCAGCGATCCATCGGGTAACCCGATTGAAGTGAAGGGGTTTGCCGACCTGGCGCAGGTCTACGAAAAATAA
- a CDS encoding SDR family NAD(P)-dependent oxidoreductase, with product MDLQLDGKIALVSGSTAGIGYAIAHTLAQEGASVIVNGRAQAGVDEAVERIRSETKGKVQGYAGDLSKADAAHEVVRRHPGISILVNNLGIFEPKAFEDIPDEDWLRFFDVNVLSGVRLARLVLPAMKQANWGRIIFISSESAVQIPTEMIHYGMTKTAQLAVSRGLAESVAGTGITVNSILPGPTKSRGVGDFVEEMARSSDKSFQQVEAEFFEQVRPTSLIKRFGTPQEVASLVAYVVSPLASATTGAALRVDGGVIKSAF from the coding sequence ATGGATTTGCAACTCGACGGCAAGATTGCCCTCGTCAGCGGCAGCACCGCCGGCATCGGTTACGCCATCGCTCACACGCTGGCCCAAGAGGGCGCAAGCGTCATCGTCAACGGCAGGGCGCAAGCCGGCGTCGACGAGGCAGTGGAGCGAATACGCTCGGAAACAAAGGGCAAGGTCCAGGGCTATGCCGGGGACCTCAGCAAAGCGGACGCCGCGCATGAGGTCGTGCGACGCCATCCCGGCATCAGCATCCTCGTGAACAACCTCGGCATCTTCGAGCCCAAGGCCTTTGAAGATATTCCAGATGAAGACTGGTTGCGCTTCTTTGACGTCAATGTGCTGAGCGGCGTGCGTCTTGCGCGTTTGGTGCTGCCGGCGATGAAGCAGGCGAACTGGGGGCGGATCATCTTCATCTCCAGCGAAAGCGCGGTACAGATTCCCACAGAGATGATCCACTACGGCATGACCAAGACCGCCCAGCTGGCAGTTTCCCGCGGACTGGCGGAATCGGTCGCCGGCACAGGCATCACGGTCAACAGCATATTGCCCGGCCCGACCAAATCGCGTGGCGTTGGTGACTTCGTCGAAGAGATGGCGCGATCGAGTGACAAAAGCTTCCAGCAGGTCGAGGCAGAATTCTTCGAGCAGGTTCGTCCGACTTCACTCATCAAGCGCTTCGGCACGCCGCAAGAAGTCGCGTCACTTGTCGCCTATGTCGTAAGCCCTCTCGCATCGGCCACCACCGGCGCAGCGCTTCGTGTCGATGGCGGTGTGATCAAGAGTGCCTTCTGA
- a CDS encoding threonine/serine dehydratase, with the protein MLALHANPSPSIRHSLLGEIKVPVFHDVEQAAQRIRDHIRRTPLLRSPVLDEIAGARIWLKAENLQVTGSFKARGAFNALLSMSPEQRSRGVIAYSTGNHGQAIAWAAKQLNTKASIVMPSDAPKNKILGALKQGAEVRQYDRRHESREAIGMQLLAETGGTLIPPGDHPDVLAGQGTVILEAIADLQRETQEGLGNFITPCGGGGLAAGSSLVLNALSPSTRIFAVEPAGFDDTVRSLASGRRESNAAGSQSICDALQAVTPAELPYEINRRALTGAVAVCDAEVAAAIRFALEQLHVLVEPGGCVALAAILAGKLALHGGNTILVLSGGNIDMPVLETMLR; encoded by the coding sequence ATGCTTGCCCTGCACGCCAACCCGAGTCCGAGTATCCGGCATTCACTGCTCGGCGAAATCAAGGTGCCTGTATTTCATGATGTCGAACAGGCTGCACAACGCATCAGAGACCACATCCGCCGCACACCTTTGCTGCGTTCCCCCGTGCTTGATGAAATCGCCGGCGCACGCATCTGGCTGAAAGCAGAAAACCTGCAAGTCACCGGCTCGTTCAAGGCGCGCGGCGCATTCAATGCATTGCTGAGCATGTCGCCGGAACAACGATCCCGCGGCGTCATCGCCTACTCGACCGGCAATCACGGACAGGCGATCGCCTGGGCGGCGAAGCAGCTCAACACAAAAGCAAGCATCGTCATGCCATCCGACGCGCCGAAGAACAAAATCCTCGGCGCCTTGAAGCAGGGCGCCGAGGTCAGGCAATACGACCGCCGTCACGAAAGCCGCGAAGCAATCGGCATGCAACTACTGGCAGAAACCGGGGGTACCCTGATTCCACCGGGTGATCATCCTGACGTACTCGCCGGACAAGGCACCGTCATCCTCGAAGCAATCGCTGATCTGCAACGCGAAACGCAAGAGGGTCTTGGCAACTTCATCACACCTTGCGGTGGCGGCGGGCTCGCTGCCGGCAGCAGTCTGGTACTCAATGCCCTGTCGCCATCGACACGCATCTTTGCGGTCGAGCCGGCGGGCTTCGACGACACGGTGCGCTCGCTCGCCAGCGGCCGTCGCGAAAGCAACGCGGCCGGCAGCCAATCGATCTGCGACGCGCTGCAAGCGGTGACGCCCGCTGAATTGCCCTATGAGATCAACCGGCGCGCCCTGACCGGTGCGGTAGCCGTATGCGACGCCGAAGTCGCGGCAGCGATTCGCTTCGCTCTGGAACAACTGCACGTTCTGGTGGAGCCGGGCGGCTGCGTCGCGCTGGCGGCGATCCTTGCGGGAAAGCTGGCACTCCATGGCGGCAATACCATACTCGTTCTGTCAGGCGGCAATATCGATATGCCTGTGCTGGAAACCATGCTGCGTTAA
- a CDS encoding helix-turn-helix transcriptional regulator, whose translation MRPYKHPAPDEFALERVLYALSDSIRLDIVRRLAHVEAASCGELDGGRPKSTVSHHFKVLRESGLVLTETTGTMHMNRLRRADIESRFPGLLAAILAQSAAA comes from the coding sequence ATGCGTCCCTATAAACACCCTGCCCCCGACGAATTCGCCCTTGAGCGCGTGCTCTACGCCTTGAGCGATTCAATTCGTCTGGATATTGTCCGGCGTCTTGCCCATGTGGAAGCGGCGAGCTGCGGAGAACTGGACGGCGGGCGGCCCAAGTCGACGGTCTCGCATCATTTCAAAGTATTGCGGGAATCCGGCCTGGTGCTGACGGAAACAACCGGCACCATGCATATGAACCGGCTGCGCCGCGCAGACATCGAGAGCCGGTTTCCCGGATTGCTGGCGGCGATATTGGCTCAAAGCGCTGCGGCCTAG
- a CDS encoding ShlB/FhaC/HecB family hemolysin secretion/activation protein, whose translation MFLASAGNVAPVFAQTDASAQEFQRQQERERQLRRQQEQQPDVRLPETQPASGAVGKIPTGESPCFQVTRITLTGESAQRFQFALAGLNASDDPPIGRCLGVHGINIVMARIQNEIVTRGYITTRVLAEPQDIASGELRLTVVPGRIRTIRFAADADPRASQWNAVPASPGDLLNLRDIEQGLENFKRVPTAEADIKVAPSEGQGAQAGDSDLVISYRQAIPLRLTASVDDSGTKSTGKYQGSVTVSLDNWLTLSDLFYISYNHDLGGGDAGIRGSQSHVVHYSLPFGYWALAFTNSASSYHQAVAGINQTYMYSGESENNELKLSRLIYRDAVRKTAFSFKGFLKASSNYVDDTEVEVQRRRTAGWELGVTHREFIGDATLDLSLAHKRGTGAFDSLPAPEEAFGEGTSRFQITTADLSLNLPFSWQAPWGKQALRYSFAARAQWNGTPLTPQDRFSIGGRYTVRGFDGEVTLLAENGWFVRNELSAALGQSGQEVYVGADYGQVGGPSAVLLTGRRLAGAVTGLRGAFGRVSYEVFAGTPISKPDRFQTARVTAGFNLMWSY comes from the coding sequence GTGTTCTTGGCCAGCGCAGGAAATGTCGCGCCGGTCTTCGCGCAGACCGATGCCTCCGCTCAAGAGTTTCAGCGCCAACAGGAGCGAGAACGCCAATTGCGACGTCAGCAAGAGCAGCAGCCTGACGTCCGGCTGCCTGAAACGCAACCGGCGAGTGGCGCAGTAGGAAAAATTCCAACTGGCGAGTCTCCGTGCTTTCAGGTGACACGCATCACCCTCACCGGTGAGTCAGCTCAGCGATTTCAGTTTGCGCTGGCAGGGCTCAATGCTAGTGACGATCCTCCGATTGGCCGTTGCCTTGGTGTGCACGGCATCAACATCGTCATGGCGCGAATCCAGAACGAAATCGTTACGCGTGGGTATATCACCACCCGCGTGCTTGCCGAGCCTCAGGACATTGCCAGCGGCGAACTGCGCCTGACGGTGGTGCCGGGGCGAATTCGCACTATCCGTTTCGCTGCAGATGCGGATCCGCGCGCCAGTCAATGGAACGCCGTTCCTGCGTCACCGGGCGATCTACTCAACTTGCGCGACATTGAGCAAGGCTTGGAGAACTTCAAGCGTGTGCCCACCGCCGAGGCGGACATCAAGGTCGCACCCAGCGAAGGACAAGGTGCCCAAGCCGGCGACAGCGATCTGGTCATCAGCTATCGCCAGGCCATTCCCTTGCGTCTGACCGCGTCGGTCGACGACAGCGGCACCAAATCAACCGGAAAGTATCAGGGAAGCGTGACGGTCTCGTTGGACAACTGGTTGACGCTCAGCGACCTGTTTTACATCAGCTACAACCATGATCTGGGCGGCGGGGATGCCGGCATACGTGGTAGCCAAAGCCACGTGGTGCACTATTCGCTGCCCTTTGGCTACTGGGCTTTGGCGTTCACCAATAGCGCCAGCAGCTATCACCAGGCTGTGGCGGGCATCAATCAGACCTACATGTATAGCGGCGAGAGCGAAAACAACGAGCTCAAACTCTCTCGCTTGATCTATCGCGATGCCGTACGCAAGACCGCGTTCTCGTTCAAGGGCTTTTTGAAAGCATCCAGCAACTACGTGGACGACACGGAAGTGGAAGTCCAGCGTCGTCGCACCGCCGGTTGGGAGTTGGGTGTGACGCACCGTGAGTTCATCGGGGACGCCACGCTGGATCTGTCCTTGGCACACAAGCGGGGTACAGGCGCGTTTGATTCCTTGCCTGCTCCAGAAGAGGCATTCGGCGAAGGTACTTCTCGTTTTCAGATTACGACGGCAGATCTTTCTCTCAACCTCCCTTTTTCCTGGCAAGCACCGTGGGGTAAGCAGGCGCTGCGCTACTCGTTCGCCGCCCGCGCCCAATGGAATGGCACGCCGTTGACGCCTCAAGACAGGTTCTCAATCGGTGGGCGCTACACCGTGCGGGGCTTCGACGGTGAAGTGACCTTGTTGGCCGAGAACGGCTGGTTTGTCCGAAATGAGCTCTCCGCAGCGCTGGGGCAAAGCGGCCAGGAAGTCTATGTGGGTGCGGACTACGGACAAGTCGGAGGTCCTTCAGCAGTGCTGTTGACCGGCCGTCGCCTGGCCGGCGCGGTGACGGGACTGCGCGGCGCATTCGGGCGCGTCTCCTATGAAGTCTTTGCCGGCACGCCGATTTCCAAACCTGATCGTTTCCAGACTGCCCGCGTGACAGCGGGCTTCAATCTGATGTGGTCGTACTGA
- a CDS encoding NADH:flavin oxidoreductase/NADH oxidase: MSALFQPFKLKDVTLRNRIAVPPMCQYMAVDGLVNDWHLSHYASMARGGAGLVIVEATAVAPEGRITPGCTGIWSDEQAQAFVPVVQAIKAAGSVPGIQIGHAGRKASANRPWEGDDHIADGDARGWQTIAPSAIAYGAGLPKQPRAMTLDDIARVRQNFVDAALRAREAGFEWLELHFAHGYLAQSFFSAHSNHRDDIYGGSVENRGRFLLETLKAVREVWPENLPLTVRFGVIEYDGRDEQTLLESIGLVSQFKTAGMDMISVSVGFTIPETSIPWGPAFMGPVAERVRREAGVPVSSAWGFGTPEIAERVVKEQQLDVVMVGRAHLANPHWAYFAAKELGIERASWTLPAPYAHWLERY; the protein is encoded by the coding sequence ATGTCCGCTCTGTTCCAGCCCTTCAAACTCAAAGACGTCACCCTGCGCAATCGCATCGCCGTGCCGCCAATGTGCCAGTACATGGCCGTTGACGGCCTGGTCAATGACTGGCATCTGTCGCACTACGCCAGCATGGCGCGTGGCGGCGCCGGCCTGGTGATTGTTGAAGCGACGGCGGTCGCTCCGGAAGGACGTATCACGCCGGGTTGTACCGGCATCTGGTCGGATGAGCAGGCACAAGCATTCGTCCCGGTGGTCCAGGCGATCAAGGCGGCCGGTTCGGTGCCGGGCATCCAGATCGGTCACGCAGGCCGCAAAGCCAGCGCCAATCGCCCATGGGAAGGCGACGACCATATCGCGGACGGCGACGCCCGCGGCTGGCAGACCATCGCGCCATCGGCCATTGCCTACGGCGCAGGTTTGCCGAAGCAACCACGCGCCATGACGCTGGACGACATCGCCCGCGTGCGCCAGAACTTCGTCGATGCCGCTCTGCGCGCACGCGAAGCCGGTTTCGAATGGCTGGAACTGCACTTCGCCCACGGCTATCTGGCACAAAGCTTCTTCTCCGCGCATTCCAATCATCGCGACGATATCTATGGCGGCAGCGTCGAGAACCGCGGCCGTTTCCTGCTGGAGACACTCAAAGCCGTTCGCGAAGTCTGGCCTGAGAATCTGCCTCTGACCGTGCGTTTCGGCGTGATCGAATATGACGGCCGTGACGAACAGACCTTGCTCGAATCGATCGGCCTGGTGAGCCAGTTCAAGACCGCCGGCATGGACATGATCAGTGTCAGCGTCGGCTTCACGATTCCCGAGACATCGATTCCATGGGGACCTGCCTTCATGGGGCCGGTGGCAGAACGCGTGCGCCGCGAAGCAGGCGTGCCAGTATCGTCGGCCTGGGGTTTCGGCACACCGGAGATCGCCGAGCGCGTCGTCAAAGAACAGCAGCTCGACGTCGTCATGGTCGGCAGGGCGCATCTCGCCAATCCGCATTGGGCTTACTTCGCCGCCAAGGAACTGGGTATCGAGCGCGCATCGTGGACGTTGCCCGCGCCTTACGCTCACTGGCTTGAACGTTACTGA